A single region of the Streptomyces sp. AM 4-1-1 genome encodes:
- a CDS encoding spherulation-specific family 4 protein, which produces MTLLVPLYAHPVLDPDGWQELTGAAEQIYGVVLNPASGPGELRDPSFVAAARALREAGTRVLGYVDLDYGKRPDAEVTDDLARHRELYDTDGCFFDRAPSDTAGLRHCRSLVRVARRGGATTVVLNPGVHPAPGYARIADLIVTFEGHWTSYLSAFVRPRWTSRHPPERFCHLVYGVPPSLAPVAVRTARERGAAVCCPVPGELPNPWAAPPSALLGKTS; this is translated from the coding sequence GTGACGCTGCTCGTGCCCCTCTACGCCCACCCCGTCCTCGACCCCGACGGCTGGCAGGAACTCACCGGGGCCGCCGAACAGATCTACGGCGTGGTGCTCAACCCCGCCAGCGGCCCCGGTGAACTGCGCGACCCGTCGTTCGTGGCGGCGGCCCGCGCACTCCGCGAAGCGGGCACCCGGGTCCTCGGATACGTCGACCTCGACTACGGAAAACGGCCCGACGCCGAAGTGACGGACGACCTCGCCCGGCACCGCGAGCTGTACGACACCGACGGCTGCTTCTTCGACCGGGCACCCTCCGACACCGCGGGACTGCGCCACTGCCGCAGCCTGGTCCGGGTCGCGCGGCGCGGCGGAGCGACCACGGTCGTCCTCAACCCCGGCGTGCACCCGGCCCCCGGATACGCCCGTATCGCCGACCTGATCGTCACCTTCGAGGGACACTGGACGAGCTATCTGTCCGCCTTCGTCCGCCCGCGCTGGACCAGCCGGCACCCGCCCGAACGGTTCTGCCACCTCGTGTACGGGGTACCGCCCTCCCTCGCCCCTGTCGCCGTCCGTACCGCCCGGGAACGCGGGGCCGCCGTGTGCTGTCCGGTCCCGGGCGAACTGCCCAACCCCTGGGCGGCGCCGCCGTCCGCTCTCCTCGGGAAGACCTCATGA
- a CDS encoding NAD-dependent epimerase/dehydratase family protein: protein MRILVLGHSGYLGGHAAEQLRALPGAQLLGGGRSPGPGDIEADLATIGPGRLAEKVAAFAPDAVVNCAGAVGGDAVTLAEVNARGPAVLCAALREAAPRARLVHLGSAAEYGPTGHGERVTEHAATRPEGPYGATKLAGTVAVTASGLDAVVLRVTNPVGPGAPAAGLPGRLAAQLRRAGTAPDAVVRLGDLSAYRDFVDARDVAHAVVLAVTAPGPLPGVLNISGGKAVPVRELVHGLTDVAGFRGRVEEATGASAGSVRSAQVSWQCSDPTAARDALGWAPGHRLRDSLTALWDATAPERTEDQNR, encoded by the coding sequence ATGCGCATCCTCGTCCTGGGTCACTCCGGATACCTGGGCGGACATGCCGCCGAACAGCTGCGCGCCCTGCCCGGTGCCCAACTGCTCGGCGGCGGCCGGTCCCCGGGCCCCGGCGACATCGAGGCCGACCTCGCCACGATCGGCCCCGGCCGGCTCGCCGAGAAGGTCGCCGCGTTCGCCCCGGACGCGGTCGTCAACTGCGCCGGGGCCGTCGGCGGTGACGCAGTGACACTCGCCGAGGTCAACGCCCGGGGGCCCGCGGTGCTCTGCGCGGCCCTGCGCGAGGCCGCCCCCCGTGCCCGGCTGGTCCACCTCGGCTCGGCCGCCGAGTACGGGCCGACCGGGCACGGGGAGAGGGTCACCGAACACGCCGCCACCCGCCCGGAGGGCCCCTACGGCGCCACCAAACTCGCGGGCACCGTCGCCGTCACCGCCTCCGGGCTCGACGCCGTCGTCCTGCGCGTGACCAACCCGGTCGGCCCCGGCGCCCCGGCCGCCGGACTGCCCGGCCGGCTCGCCGCGCAACTGCGCCGGGCGGGCACCGCACCGGACGCCGTCGTCCGGCTCGGCGACCTGTCCGCGTACCGCGACTTCGTCGACGCACGCGATGTGGCCCACGCGGTCGTCCTCGCCGTCACCGCACCGGGCCCACTGCCCGGCGTACTCAACATCAGCGGCGGAAAAGCCGTGCCCGTACGGGAGTTGGTTCACGGGCTCACCGACGTGGCCGGATTCCGGGGCAGGGTCGAGGAGGCCACCGGTGCGTCCGCCGGGTCCGTCCGCTCCGCCCAGGTGTCCTGGCAGTGCTCCGACCCGACCGCCGCCCGCGACGCGCTCGGCTGGGCCCCGGGGCACCGGCTGCGGGACTCGCTCACCGCACTGTGGGACGCCACGGCCCCCGAACGGACCGAGGACCAGAACCGGTGA
- a CDS encoding sugar phosphate nucleotidyltransferase — translation MHAVILAGGKGVRLRPYTTALPKPLVPIGDQHAILEIVLRQLAAGGFTSCTLAIGHLGHIISAYVGDGSRWGLTIDYATEESPLGTIGPLLTMRDRLPDTFLVMNGDILTDLDYHDVLTTHRASGAPLTISTYAREVNIDFGVLTTDAGKVVAFTEKPSIDYRVSMGVYALSRKTLEGYTPGLPLGFDELVLDLLGKGELPHAYEFDGYWLDIGRPDDYDRANAEFTTYRSLLLKGA, via the coding sequence ATGCACGCAGTGATACTCGCCGGAGGCAAGGGCGTCCGGTTACGGCCCTACACCACCGCGCTCCCCAAGCCGCTCGTGCCGATCGGCGACCAGCACGCCATCCTGGAGATCGTGCTCCGCCAGCTCGCCGCCGGCGGATTCACGAGCTGCACCCTCGCCATCGGCCACCTCGGACACATCATCAGCGCGTACGTCGGCGACGGCTCGCGCTGGGGACTGACCATCGACTACGCGACGGAGGAGAGCCCGCTCGGCACGATCGGCCCGCTCCTCACGATGCGCGACCGGCTGCCGGACACCTTCCTGGTGATGAACGGCGACATCCTCACCGACCTCGACTACCACGACGTCCTGACCACCCACCGGGCCTCCGGCGCACCCCTGACGATCAGCACCTACGCCCGCGAGGTGAACATCGACTTCGGAGTCCTCACCACGGACGCCGGAAAGGTCGTCGCCTTCACCGAGAAGCCCAGCATCGACTACCGGGTGTCCATGGGGGTGTACGCCCTCAGCCGCAAGACCCTGGAGGGATACACCCCGGGCCTGCCGCTCGGCTTCGACGAACTCGTCCTCGACCTCCTCGGCAAGGGAGAGTTGCCGCACGCCTACGAATTCGACGGATACTGGCTCGACATCGGACGGCCCGACGACTACGACCGGGCCAACGCCGAATTCACCACCTACCGGTCCCTCCTGCTCAAGGGAGCCTGA